In Nodosilinea sp. PGN35, one DNA window encodes the following:
- the psbE gene encoding cytochrome b559 subunit alpha: MAGSTGERPFGDIVTSVRYWIIHSITIPMLFIAGWLFVSTGLAYDAFGTPRPNDYYPDNQMQLPIVSDRFAAKDQIDTFSNR; encoded by the coding sequence ATGGCAGGTTCTACAGGTGAGCGCCCCTTTGGCGACATCGTTACGAGTGTTCGCTACTGGATTATCCATAGCATTACCATTCCTATGCTGTTTATTGCGGGCTGGCTGTTTGTCAGCACGGGCTTGGCTTACGATGCCTTCGGCACGCCTCGCCCAAACGACTACTATCCCGACAATCAGATGCAGTTGCCGATTGTGAGCGATCGCTTTGCCGCGAAAGATCAGATCGACACATTCTCGAATCGATAG
- a CDS encoding photosystem II reaction center protein L, with amino-acid sequence MDRTPNPNKQPVELNRTSLYLGLLLVFVLGLLFSSYFFN; translated from the coding sequence ATGGATCGTACTCCAAACCCGAATAAGCAACCGGTAGAACTAAACCGCACCTCCCTGTACCTGGGCCTGCTGCTGGTTTTTGTGCTGGGCCTGCTGTTCTCTAGCTACTTCTTCAACTAG
- the ndhC gene encoding photosynthetic/respiratory NAD(P)H-quinone oxidoreductase subunit C yields the protein MFVLSGYEYFLVFLLISCLVPIAALTASKLLRPVSRGPARRTTYESGMEPIGGAWIQFNIRYYMFALVFVIFDVETVFLYPWAVAFNQLGLLAFVEALIFIAILVVGLVYAWRKGALEWS from the coding sequence GTGTTCGTCTTATCTGGTTACGAATATTTCCTGGTTTTCTTGCTCATATCCTGTTTGGTGCCGATCGCAGCTCTGACGGCCTCCAAGCTGTTGCGTCCTGTTAGCCGAGGGCCCGCCCGCCGCACCACCTACGAGTCGGGGATGGAGCCCATTGGCGGAGCATGGATACAGTTCAACATCCGCTACTACATGTTTGCGCTGGTTTTTGTTATTTTCGACGTGGAAACCGTCTTCCTGTATCCCTGGGCAGTGGCATTCAACCAGCTAGGCTTGCTAGCCTTTGTGGAAGCACTAATTTTCATTGCCATCTTGGTCGTCGGTCTTGTGTACGCTTGGCGTAAAGGAGCCTTGGAATGGTCATGA
- a CDS encoding N-acetylmannosamine-6-phosphate 2-epimerase has product MLKSILESLQGGLVVSCQAPTDSPLHHPAAIAAMAEAALNQGAVGVRIDTPDHIQAVRARCGGHPQAPRGKHPIIGLWKQVMPPSEVYITPQFHQAAAVAQAGSDIIAIDATQRPRPGGETLGQLIQQIHERLGQVVMADVDTLDNALIAIDAGADCVGTTLFGYTQETQAEKPPGFDLLKAMVQRCAVPVICEGGIASPEQARQALELGAYAVVVGTAITGIDSLVQRYVGAMTAGKLFP; this is encoded by the coding sequence ATTTTGAAGAGCATTCTAGAATCGTTGCAGGGAGGCTTGGTGGTGTCTTGCCAGGCCCCAACTGACTCACCCCTACACCATCCAGCGGCGATCGCGGCCATGGCCGAGGCGGCCCTCAACCAGGGGGCCGTTGGGGTTCGCATTGACACCCCTGACCACATTCAGGCAGTGCGCGCCCGCTGCGGCGGTCACCCCCAGGCCCCGAGGGGAAAACACCCCATCATCGGCCTGTGGAAGCAGGTGATGCCGCCCTCAGAGGTCTACATCACACCCCAGTTTCACCAGGCCGCAGCGGTGGCCCAGGCCGGTAGCGATATCATTGCCATCGATGCCACCCAGCGCCCCCGCCCCGGTGGGGAGACTCTGGGCCAGCTTATTCAGCAGATTCACGAGCGCCTGGGTCAGGTCGTGATGGCCGACGTCGATACCCTCGACAACGCACTGATCGCCATTGACGCCGGAGCTGACTGCGTTGGTACTACTCTGTTTGGCTATACCCAAGAGACTCAAGCCGAGAAGCCCCCTGGGTTTGACCTGCTAAAAGCCATGGTGCAGCGCTGCGCCGTCCCTGTAATCTGCGAAGGCGGCATTGCCTCTCCTGAGCAAGCCAGGCAGGCCCTTGAGTTAGGGGCCTACGCCGTTGTCGTGGGCACTGCCATCACCGGTATCGATAGCCTGGTGCAACGCTATGTCGGCGCTATGACTGCCGGGAAGTTGTTTCCCTAG
- the psbF gene encoding cytochrome b559 subunit beta — protein sequence MQSNSPNEQITYPIFTVRWLAVHTLGVPSVFFLGAIAAMQFIQR from the coding sequence ATGCAAAGCAATTCTCCGAACGAGCAAATCACCTATCCGATTTTTACGGTGCGCTGGCTGGCGGTGCACACCCTTGGGGTTCCCAGCGTCTTTTTCCTGGGAGCGATCGCCGCAATGCAGTTTATTCAACGATAA
- a CDS encoding polysaccharide biosynthesis tyrosine autokinase gives MQSVIDNLNLTDDDGLPLDPADLATSIKVESAEQADILSISYSADSPDEAANVVNAVMDAYLERDILSNRLKAATAREFIERQLPIAEADLDRSAAALQQFKDANGIVVLQDEAVVAVTAISELDTQIRDVSSSLASANTQTSELQSQLAIPLEQAKRIETLSQSSAVQQALTDLQLAQAELASQRSLYRETHPTIINLERRVESLQSLLSARVEEIVGTATPANLGNLQMSPLDQQLTTELATAVVNRSSLASQLQSLVDSRNRYAERIQAFPALEKRQLELTQRLQAAQLNYENLLAAFQQTQLAENQTVGSAEILERAEPAEDAGSLLIPALVIGTFLGSLLGIACAFFLDLVDKSVKTAKDGEMLLGYTLLGLVPKFRTRPEGDGSTAYLASRLDRSAYVPALDRDQPMVSAAFQMLQANLKFTSSDTPQRVITITSSVAEEGKSEISANLAATLAHSGKQVLLIDADLRSPSQHHIWDVINRAGLSQVLIREETQQDATHQISENLTLMTAGALPPNPLAILDSERMADLLQQMKRQYDYIVIDTPPLLGAADAAVLGRMSDGVLLVLRPRKVDSSNALAAKSLLERAQANVLGVVANGVDINNEHGDYVSRIKAGEYGKTTFPEMQTTVR, from the coding sequence ATGCAATCTGTTATTGATAACCTAAATTTGACTGACGATGATGGCTTACCCCTAGACCCAGCAGATTTGGCTACCAGCATCAAAGTAGAGTCTGCCGAACAGGCAGACATCCTAAGTATTTCTTACAGTGCCGATAGTCCGGACGAGGCTGCCAATGTTGTCAATGCAGTCATGGATGCCTATTTAGAACGAGACATTCTCAGCAACCGCCTGAAAGCAGCCACGGCTCGTGAGTTCATTGAGCGGCAACTGCCGATCGCAGAAGCTGACCTGGATCGTTCCGCTGCCGCCTTGCAGCAGTTTAAGGACGCTAACGGCATTGTTGTGCTTCAAGACGAGGCTGTTGTTGCTGTAACTGCAATTTCTGAATTGGACACTCAGATTCGCGATGTGTCCTCCAGCCTTGCCAGTGCCAATACCCAGACCAGCGAGTTACAAAGCCAGTTGGCGATCCCGCTGGAGCAAGCCAAGCGCATCGAAACCCTCAGCCAGTCCTCTGCTGTTCAGCAAGCTTTGACAGATTTGCAGTTAGCTCAGGCTGAATTGGCCAGTCAGCGCAGTCTATATCGCGAAACCCACCCTACAATTATCAACTTAGAGCGTCGAGTTGAGTCCCTACAAAGCCTTCTCAGTGCACGAGTCGAAGAGATTGTAGGTACAGCTACTCCCGCGAATCTCGGCAATTTGCAAATGAGCCCGTTAGACCAGCAACTCACCACGGAGTTGGCCACTGCGGTCGTAAACCGGTCCAGCCTGGCTAGTCAACTCCAAAGCCTGGTTGACTCACGGAACCGCTACGCGGAGAGAATTCAGGCTTTCCCAGCTCTTGAAAAACGTCAGCTAGAGTTGACTCAGCGCCTTCAAGCGGCTCAGCTAAATTACGAAAATCTCCTGGCAGCTTTTCAGCAGACTCAGCTGGCTGAAAATCAAACTGTCGGTAGTGCTGAAATTTTAGAGCGGGCCGAACCTGCCGAAGACGCTGGCAGCTTACTGATTCCAGCTCTGGTAATCGGCACCTTTTTAGGCAGTTTGCTCGGCATTGCCTGCGCTTTCTTCCTAGATTTGGTTGATAAATCAGTAAAAACCGCCAAAGATGGCGAGATGTTGTTGGGTTATACCCTGCTTGGGCTAGTGCCAAAATTTAGAACGAGACCTGAAGGTGACGGTTCCACAGCATACCTTGCTAGTAGGCTCGACCGCTCTGCCTATGTCCCTGCCCTAGATCGAGACCAACCTATGGTTTCGGCCGCATTTCAAATGCTTCAGGCCAATCTAAAGTTCACCAGCTCTGATACCCCACAGCGCGTTATTACTATCACCAGTTCTGTAGCTGAGGAGGGCAAATCCGAGATCTCGGCCAATTTGGCCGCAACCCTAGCCCACTCAGGTAAACAGGTATTGCTCATTGATGCTGACCTCCGGTCTCCATCCCAGCACCATATCTGGGACGTCATTAACCGGGCTGGTCTTAGCCAAGTCCTGATTAGAGAAGAAACTCAGCAAGATGCCACCCATCAAATTTCTGAGAATCTGACTTTAATGACAGCCGGTGCGCTTCCACCCAACCCCCTGGCTATCTTAGATTCCGAGCGGATGGCAGATTTGCTTCAGCAGATGAAGCGACAGTACGATTACATTGTGATCGATACGCCTCCCCTATTGGGAGCCGCAGATGCAGCGGTGCTAGGGCGTATGTCTGACGGCGTCTTGCTGGTACTGAGACCTAGGAAAGTAGACTCTTCTAACGCTCTAGCGGCTAAATCTTTGCTAGAGAGAGCTCAGGCAAATGTTCTGGGGGTAGTTGCCAACGGGGTGGATATCAATAACGAGCATGGTGACTATGTTTCGCGCATCAAGGCTGGCGAATACGGTAAGACTACCTTCCCCGAAATGCAAACAACAGTTCGTTAG
- a CDS encoding photosystem II reaction center protein J, which yields MLQSGRIPLWIVATVAGTGVLVVVGLFFYGAYAGVGSAM from the coding sequence ATGCTTCAGAGTGGACGAATTCCGTTGTGGATTGTGGCGACTGTTGCTGGTACCGGCGTGCTGGTCGTAGTGGGTCTATTTTTCTACGGTGCCTACGCTGGCGTAGGATCTGCCATGTAG
- a CDS encoding photosynthesis system II assembly factor Ycf48 produces MHAAFDWLKRGLVMLVAIVLATGCSGYFLADADVHPWEIIQVPVESTLSDIAFTQDANHGWIVGSRNTLLETQDGGSTWQVRELSLGDQLYTFTSIDFAGNEGWVTGVPSVLLHTGDGGQSWENVPLSQELPGSPFLVTALGRQSAEMATDIGAIYRTEDGGRTWKALVQGAVGVVRNMVRSEDSRYVAVSSRGNFYSTWAPGQDQWIPHNRKNSRRLQNMGFDKDGKLWVIARGGQVRFSNSRSSDDFTEALSPEFGTSWGLLDMAFRTADEVWMTGGGGNLLCSFDGGQTWFKDKSVEDVPSNFYRVKFLGPDRGFVLGQKGNILKYQPEAA; encoded by the coding sequence ATGCACGCTGCGTTTGACTGGTTGAAGCGAGGCCTGGTGATGCTGGTGGCGATAGTCCTGGCGACCGGTTGCTCTGGTTATTTTTTGGCGGACGCAGACGTGCATCCCTGGGAAATTATTCAGGTGCCGGTGGAGTCTACGCTATCGGATATTGCGTTTACTCAGGACGCAAACCACGGTTGGATTGTCGGTAGCCGCAACACGCTGCTGGAGACCCAGGATGGCGGCAGTACCTGGCAGGTGCGGGAACTGAGCCTAGGGGATCAGCTCTACACCTTTACCTCGATTGATTTTGCCGGTAATGAGGGTTGGGTGACCGGGGTTCCGTCGGTGCTCTTGCACACGGGAGATGGCGGACAGAGTTGGGAAAACGTACCGCTGAGCCAGGAGTTGCCGGGCTCGCCTTTTCTAGTGACGGCTTTGGGCCGCCAATCGGCTGAGATGGCTACCGACATTGGTGCCATCTATCGCACAGAGGACGGGGGGCGCACCTGGAAGGCTTTGGTACAGGGTGCCGTTGGAGTAGTGCGCAATATGGTGCGCTCCGAGGACAGCCGTTACGTGGCGGTATCTTCGCGAGGAAATTTTTACTCCACCTGGGCTCCTGGACAGGATCAGTGGATTCCCCACAACCGCAAAAACTCGAGACGCTTACAGAACATGGGGTTTGACAAGGACGGCAAGCTCTGGGTGATTGCCCGCGGCGGACAGGTGCGGTTTTCTAACTCGCGCTCCTCCGACGACTTTACCGAGGCGCTGAGCCCTGAGTTTGGCACGAGCTGGGGGCTGTTGGATATGGCGTTTCGCACCGCCGATGAGGTGTGGATGACTGGCGGCGGCGGCAATCTGCTCTGTAGCTTTGACGGTGGGCAGACCTGGTTTAAGGATAAGTCCGTAGAGGATGTGCCCTCAAACTTTTACCGGGTGAAGTTTCTGGGGCCGGACAGGGGCTTTGTTTTGGGACAGAAGGGCAACATTCTCAAGTATCAGCCCGAGGCGGCTTAG
- a CDS encoding NAD(P)H-quinone oxidoreductase subunit J, with protein sequence MSEADSQPSSDSAAPLVEAGVVSSWLTENGFDHELASRDHLGIEVIKVEPQFLIPICTALYAYGFNYLQCQGAYDEGPGKDLVSFYHLVKLDDNASRPEEVRVKVFLPRSNPRLPSVYWIWKAADWQERESYDMYGIVYEGHPNLKRLLMPEDWVGWPLRKDYISPDFYELQDAY encoded by the coding sequence ATGTCTGAAGCAGACTCTCAACCTTCATCGGACTCAGCTGCTCCTTTAGTAGAGGCGGGTGTCGTATCGAGTTGGCTGACCGAAAATGGTTTTGACCACGAGCTTGCGTCTCGTGACCACTTGGGTATTGAGGTCATCAAAGTAGAGCCGCAGTTTCTGATCCCCATCTGTACAGCACTCTATGCCTACGGGTTCAACTATCTTCAGTGCCAGGGTGCCTACGATGAAGGCCCTGGCAAGGATCTTGTCAGCTTTTATCATTTAGTCAAGCTAGACGACAACGCTAGTCGGCCCGAGGAAGTCAGGGTTAAGGTCTTCTTACCCCGCAGCAATCCCCGTTTGCCCTCGGTCTATTGGATTTGGAAAGCCGCCGACTGGCAAGAGCGTGAAAGCTACGATATGTACGGCATTGTCTATGAGGGGCATCCCAACCTCAAACGCCTACTGATGCCGGAGGACTGGGTCGGCTGGCCTTTGCGCAAAGACTATATCTCTCCAGACTTCTACGAGCTTCAGGACGCCTATTGA
- the nuoB gene encoding NADH-quinone oxidoreductase subunit NuoB, whose product MNPPPAADRFSLSPGERLSNPSAPPAVTHGLSENVILTTVDDLYNWCRLSSLFPLLYGTACCFIEFAALIGSRFDFDRFGLLPRASPRQADLIITAGTITMKMAPALVRLYEQMPDPKYVIAMGACTITGGMFSSDSPSAVRGVDKLIPVDVYIPGCPPRPEAIIDAIVKLRKKVATESMQDRAYTLQTHRFYERSHQLKAVQPILTGQYLQTGTHTTPPKELMEAMGMPIPETMAELTPENKEV is encoded by the coding sequence ATGAATCCCCCTCCAGCCGCTGATCGCTTTTCTCTGTCTCCAGGGGAGAGGCTGTCCAACCCTTCAGCGCCGCCTGCCGTAACCCACGGACTTTCCGAAAATGTCATTTTGACTACGGTGGATGATCTGTACAACTGGTGCAGACTGTCTAGCCTATTTCCTCTGCTCTACGGTACGGCCTGCTGCTTCATTGAGTTTGCTGCACTGATTGGTTCCCGGTTTGACTTTGACCGGTTTGGGCTATTGCCGAGAGCCAGCCCTCGACAGGCTGATTTAATTATCACCGCTGGCACCATCACTATGAAGATGGCCCCAGCCCTGGTGCGGCTTTACGAGCAAATGCCCGATCCCAAATATGTCATCGCCATGGGAGCCTGTACCATCACGGGCGGCATGTTCAGCAGCGATTCCCCTTCGGCCGTACGCGGTGTTGACAAACTCATTCCTGTCGATGTGTACATTCCGGGTTGTCCGCCCAGGCCTGAGGCAATCATTGACGCCATCGTCAAGCTCCGCAAGAAAGTCGCCACAGAGTCTATGCAGGATCGCGCCTATACCCTGCAAACCCACAGATTCTATGAGCGTAGCCATCAGCTCAAAGCAGTCCAGCCCATTCTGACGGGTCAGTACTTGCAGACAGGTACCCACACCACGCCACCCAAAGAACTAATGGAAGCTATGGGAATGCCCATTCCTGAGACTATGGCCGAACTCACTCCCGAAAATAAGGAGGTTTAA
- a CDS encoding rubredoxin, which yields MSVEPEPATNAAESVDLATASEGADGSEVDADTAKAVVLSPEEMDCYECRSCGYSYEPAKGDSRADIPQGTAFEELPVNWRCPVCSAPKKRFANIGPVNAPSGFKENLNYGLGVNRLTPGQKNILIFGALALGFMFFISLYGLR from the coding sequence ATGAGTGTTGAGCCTGAGCCTGCGACCAATGCGGCTGAATCTGTAGATCTGGCGACTGCCTCCGAGGGGGCTGACGGTTCTGAAGTCGATGCCGATACAGCTAAGGCTGTTGTCCTTTCGCCAGAGGAGATGGATTGCTACGAATGTCGATCCTGCGGCTACTCCTACGAGCCGGCCAAGGGAGACAGCCGAGCAGACATTCCCCAGGGCACTGCTTTTGAGGAGTTGCCGGTGAACTGGCGCTGTCCGGTGTGCAGCGCTCCCAAAAAGCGCTTCGCCAATATTGGGCCAGTCAATGCCCCCTCTGGCTTCAAGGAAAACTTGAACTACGGCCTGGGCGTGAATCGCCTGACGCCTGGTCAGAAAAATATTCTGATTTTTGGCGCTTTGGCCCTGGGGTTTATGTTTTTCATCAGCCTCTACGGACTGCGGTAG
- a CDS encoding DUF2165 family protein, translated as MAARLSKILLVASVGLLALVIVLNNLTDYNANFRYIQHVLSMDTVFADSRLTWRAIHAPAVQRAAYGAIIGVETAIAALCLVGAVRLLGLLSAAGVTFNRAKATAIYGLTLAFLFWFVGFMVVAGEWFTMWQSLEWNGQQPAFRFIGCVGFVLLYLSLADSDLPE; from the coding sequence ATGGCCGCTCGACTTTCAAAAATCTTGCTGGTGGCTTCCGTTGGTCTGCTTGCCCTGGTGATCGTGCTCAACAATCTGACCGACTACAACGCCAATTTTAGGTACATTCAGCACGTGCTGAGCATGGATACTGTGTTCGCAGATAGTCGGCTCACCTGGCGGGCAATTCATGCGCCGGCAGTTCAGAGAGCTGCCTACGGGGCGATTATTGGGGTTGAAACGGCGATCGCAGCCCTCTGCCTGGTCGGCGCGGTGCGTTTGCTGGGCCTGCTGAGCGCTGCTGGCGTCACCTTCAACCGGGCCAAGGCCACAGCCATCTACGGGTTGACCCTGGCATTTCTCTTCTGGTTTGTGGGCTTTATGGTGGTGGCCGGAGAATGGTTCACCATGTGGCAATCGTTAGAGTGGAATGGCCAGCAGCCCGCCTTTCGCTTCATTGGCTGCGTGGGGTTTGTGCTGCTGTACCTCAGCCTGGCTGACAGCGATCTACCGGAGTAG